Within the Montipora foliosa isolate CH-2021 chromosome 11, ASM3666993v2, whole genome shotgun sequence genome, the region ATCATACCTTTGTCCGAATGACATACTGCTTGGACGATCATCGTCTCACGTGCCACAAGGCCCATTCAGAGAAACCAAGAATCCACGTCTCCGAGTTGAATTTGTTCAGAAGATTGTGGACTCGTTTTGGAAGCGGTGGACAAGGGATGTGTTTCCGTCGTTGATTCCACGAAAGAAATGGAACGCAGAGAAACGAAATGTTCGAGTAGACGACTTTGTGATAGTTCAAACTCCGAATGCAATTCGTGGAAACTGGAACATCGGTCGAATCGTATACGTCTACCCTGGACA harbors:
- the LOC137975614 gene encoding uncharacterized protein, which translates into the protein MALKKAIGEQVLTPFELYTCLLEVANLVNQRPIGRIPNDPDDGSYLCPNDILLGRSSSHVPQGPFRETKNPRLRVEFVQKIVDSFWKRWTRDVFPSLIPRKKWNAEKRNVRVDDFVIVQTPNAIRGNWNIGRIVYVYPGQDGKVRNVRVKTTAGVYDRPVTKIAVLHPAEGYE